One region of Primulina tabacum isolate GXHZ01 chromosome 17, ASM2559414v2, whole genome shotgun sequence genomic DNA includes:
- the LOC142531282 gene encoding DNA damage-repair/toleration protein DRT102 — MEQLQQTVPPSTRRRMKIIAGADEFGCGLKDELVTHLRSLNIEVEDLGTSKYYSIGEEVGSRVHRAAKDTDGTETRGLVACGTGTGVSIFANKFPGVYAAICLTPGDAQNARSINNCNVLAVSGMSTPTTVAIEILSTFLDTPFKSPCPASGSEPWPEEIQSFLDRSVEEMSKIGDNNVSVVDPPCFICSLAKSRQDKDFTPVDVMPGGSMKLLRETPTSAIVRFKAGSVEPAHHHTFGHDLVVMRGSKCVWNLSKGEKYDLGVGDYLFTPAGDVHRVKYFEDTEFFIKWDGLWDLFLDEDLAAANAAIESENK, encoded by the coding sequence ATGGAGCAGCTGCAACAAACCGTCCCCCCTTCTACGCGCCGCCGGATGAAAATCATAGCCGGAGCCGATGAATTCGGCTGCGGCCTCAAAGACGAACTTGTCACCCACCTCCGCTCCCTCAACATCGAAGTCGAAGATCTGGGCACATCCAAATACTACTCAATCGGCGAAGAAGTTGGCAGTCGCGTCCACCGAGCTGCGAAGGACACTGATGGCACTGAAACCCGTGGCTTGGTTGCCTGTGGAACCGGCACTGGCGTCTCGATCTTCGCAAACAAATTCCCGGGAGTTTACGCTGCGATATGTCTAACCCCCGGGGACGCTCAGAATGCTCGTTCGATCAATAACTGCAACGTCCTCGCCGTGTCGGGAATGTCCACCCCCACCACGGTGGCCATTGAAATCCTTTCTACGTTCCTCGACACCCCTTTTAAGTCTCCATGTCCAGCCTCCGGTTCAGAGCCCTGGCCGGAGGAAATCCAGTCCTTTTTAGACCGATCTGTTGAAGAAATGTCGAAAATTGGAGACAACAATGTCTCTGTTGTCGATCCGCCATGTTTCATTTGCTCGTTGGCTAAATCTCGGCAGGATAAAGATTTTACCCCCGTCGATGTGATGCCCGGTGGATCTATGAAGCTTTTAAGGGAGACACCCACTTCTGCTATTGTGAGGTTTAAGGCCGGGAGCGTAGAGCCGGCACATCACCATACTTTTGGGCATGATTTGGTGGTCATGAGAGGGAGTAAATGTGTGTGGAACCTGAGTAAGGGTGAGAAGTATGATTTGGGTGTGGGGGATTATCTGTTTACACCTGCAGGGGATGTGCATAGAGTGAAGTATTTTGAGGATACTGAGTTTTTTATCAAGTGGGATGGGCTTTGGGATTTGTTCTTGGATGAGGATCTTGCCGCCGCCAATGCAGCCATAGAAAGTGAGAACAAATGA